The following are encoded together in the Robertmurraya sp. FSL R5-0851 genome:
- the topA gene encoding type I DNA topoisomerase yields MSEFLVIVESPAKAKTIERYLGKKYKVKASMGHVRDLPKSQMGVDVDHEFEPKYITIRGKGPVLKELKTAAKKAKKIYLAADPDREGEAIAWHLAHTLDVDIHSDCRVVFNEITKDAIKESFKHPRPINMDLVDAQQARRILDRLVGYNISPLFWKKVKKGLSAGRVQSVAVRLIIDRENEIKAFIPEEYWTIEGEFLKGTTSFEADFFGLVNQRMELKSEDEVKSILAKMKGNQFEVTSVTKKERKRNPAVPFTTSSLQQEAARKLNFRAKKTMMLAQQLYEGINLGKEGTVGLITYMRTDSTRISEVAQAEANQYIESTYGANFLPEEKRKEKKGANTQDAHEAIRPTSTLRDPSSMKEFLSRDQLRLYKLIWERFVSSQMAPAVMDTMSVDLKNGEVIFRATGSKVKFPGFMKVYVEGTDDQTEDKNKMLPDLKEGDTVLKKDIEPKQHFTQPPPRYTEARLVKTLEELGIGRPSTFAPTLDTIQKRGYVTLDNKRFIPTELGEIVHELMVEFFPDILDVEFTAKMEQELDNVEEGKTKWVRIIDEFYRGFEKHLEKAEKEMEQVEIKDEPAGEDCEQCGNEMVYKMGRYGKFMACSNFPDCRNTKAIVKDIGVKCPNCKTGNIIERKSKKRRIFYGCDTFPECEFISWDKPLPRNCPKCESLLIEKKLKKGVQVQCISCDYKEEPQS; encoded by the coding sequence ATGTCGGAGTTTTTAGTAATCGTTGAGTCACCTGCAAAGGCGAAGACGATAGAGAGATACTTAGGAAAAAAATATAAAGTTAAGGCGTCGATGGGACACGTACGTGATCTTCCAAAAAGTCAGATGGGAGTCGACGTTGATCATGAGTTCGAACCAAAGTATATTACTATACGCGGAAAAGGACCTGTTCTAAAGGAATTAAAAACAGCTGCAAAAAAAGCAAAGAAAATATATCTAGCGGCTGACCCGGATCGTGAAGGGGAAGCGATCGCTTGGCATCTTGCTCACACACTGGATGTGGATATCCACTCAGATTGTCGGGTAGTATTTAACGAAATTACGAAGGATGCGATTAAAGAGTCTTTTAAGCATCCTAGACCCATTAACATGGATTTAGTAGATGCCCAGCAAGCACGTAGAATTTTAGACCGTTTGGTTGGATACAATATTAGTCCGTTGTTTTGGAAAAAGGTGAAAAAAGGGCTGAGTGCTGGTCGAGTTCAATCCGTAGCTGTACGATTAATTATTGACCGAGAAAACGAAATTAAAGCGTTTATCCCTGAAGAATACTGGACGATAGAAGGCGAATTCTTAAAGGGGACAACGAGTTTTGAGGCTGATTTCTTCGGATTAGTAAATCAGCGTATGGAGCTAAAATCAGAAGATGAGGTAAAATCGATTTTAGCTAAAATGAAAGGCAACCAGTTTGAAGTAACCTCTGTGACCAAAAAAGAACGTAAAAGAAATCCAGCTGTTCCATTTACGACTTCTTCCCTTCAACAAGAGGCAGCTAGAAAATTAAACTTCCGAGCAAAAAAGACAATGATGCTAGCTCAACAGCTGTATGAAGGAATCAATTTAGGAAAAGAAGGAACCGTCGGGTTAATTACATACATGAGAACAGATTCAACTAGAATTTCTGAAGTAGCCCAAGCAGAAGCAAATCAGTATATTGAGTCAACTTACGGTGCCAACTTTTTACCTGAGGAAAAGCGTAAAGAAAAAAAAGGTGCGAACACACAAGATGCTCATGAAGCGATCAGACCAACGAGTACGCTACGTGATCCTTCTAGTATGAAAGAATTTCTGTCTAGAGATCAATTGAGACTATATAAGTTAATTTGGGAGCGTTTCGTATCTAGTCAAATGGCACCGGCTGTTATGGACACAATGAGTGTGGATTTGAAGAATGGAGAAGTAATTTTTAGAGCAACCGGATCCAAGGTGAAGTTTCCAGGTTTTATGAAGGTGTACGTTGAGGGGACAGATGATCAAACAGAGGACAAGAACAAAATGCTTCCGGATCTAAAGGAAGGCGATACAGTCCTCAAAAAGGACATCGAACCAAAACAACACTTTACCCAACCTCCTCCTAGGTATACGGAAGCTAGATTAGTTAAGACGTTGGAGGAACTGGGGATTGGTCGACCGTCGACATTTGCTCCAACACTAGATACCATCCAAAAACGTGGATATGTTACTCTTGATAATAAGCGATTCATTCCAACCGAACTTGGAGAAATTGTTCATGAACTCATGGTAGAATTCTTCCCAGATATCTTAGATGTCGAGTTTACCGCAAAAATGGAACAAGAATTAGATAATGTAGAAGAAGGAAAAACAAAATGGGTACGAATCATCGATGAGTTTTATCGAGGGTTTGAAAAACATTTAGAAAAGGCCGAAAAGGAAATGGAGCAGGTAGAAATTAAAGATGAGCCTGCTGGTGAGGATTGTGAGCAGTGTGGAAATGAGATGGTCTATAAAATGGGTCGCTATGGAAAGTTCATGGCATGCAGTAATTTCCCGGATTGTCGAAACACAAAAGCAATCGTAAAGGATATAGGTGTTAAATGCCCAAATTGTAAGACTGGAAATATTATAGAAAGAAAAAGTAAAAAGCGTCGAATTTTCTATGGCTGTGATACATTCCCAGAATGTGAATTCATTTCATGGGATAAACCGCTGCCTAGAAATTGCCCGAAATGTGAATCACTATTGATCGAGAAGAAGCTTAAAAAAGGTGTCCAAGTTCAATGCATTAGTTGTGACTACAAGGAAGAGCCACAAAGCTAA
- the trmFO gene encoding FADH(2)-oxidizing methylenetetrahydrofolate--tRNA-(uracil(54)-C(5))-methyltransferase TrmFO, with the protein MIDATVNVIGAGLAGSEAAWQLAKRGIKVRLYEMRPVKQTPAHHTDKFAELVCSNSLRANNLTNAVGVLKEEMRKLDSVIIASADACAVPAGGALAVDRHEFAAHVTDKVKNHPNVTVINEEITEIPEGLTVIATGPLTSPALSAKLQELTGEEYLYFYDAAAPIIEKDSIDMEKVYLKSRYDKGEAAYLNCPMTEEEFDRFYEALVSAETVPLKEFEKEIFFEGCMPIEVMASRGKKTMLFGPMKPVGLEDPKTGKRPFAVVQLRQDDAAGTLYNIVGFQTHLKWGPQKEVLQLIPGLENAEIVRYGVMHRNTFINSPKVLEPTYQFKNRKDLFFAGQMTGVEGYVESAASGLVAGLNAAKLVQGEELVVFPEETAIGSMARYITSASAKNFQPMNANFGLFPELPTKIRGKKERAEHHANRALETIQNFVKNL; encoded by the coding sequence ATGATAGATGCAACAGTGAATGTAATAGGAGCAGGTTTAGCTGGAAGTGAAGCCGCTTGGCAACTTGCAAAGAGGGGAATAAAGGTTCGCTTGTACGAAATGAGACCAGTGAAGCAAACTCCTGCGCATCACACAGATAAATTTGCTGAGTTAGTTTGCAGTAACTCCCTTCGCGCAAATAATTTAACAAATGCAGTTGGAGTCCTGAAGGAAGAAATGCGAAAGCTAGATTCTGTTATTATCGCTTCTGCAGATGCTTGTGCAGTTCCAGCAGGAGGTGCGCTTGCCGTGGATCGTCATGAGTTTGCTGCTCATGTAACAGATAAGGTGAAAAATCATCCCAATGTAACAGTGATCAATGAGGAAATAACAGAAATTCCAGAGGGGCTTACTGTTATTGCAACGGGACCTTTAACAAGTCCGGCGCTTTCAGCTAAGCTGCAAGAACTGACTGGCGAGGAATATTTATACTTTTATGACGCTGCAGCTCCTATCATTGAAAAAGATAGCATTGATATGGAGAAGGTGTATTTAAAATCCCGTTACGATAAAGGGGAGGCAGCATATTTAAACTGCCCTATGACCGAAGAAGAGTTTGATCGTTTTTACGAGGCACTTGTTTCAGCAGAAACGGTTCCATTGAAAGAGTTTGAAAAAGAAATTTTCTTTGAAGGATGTATGCCGATTGAGGTAATGGCTAGTCGCGGAAAGAAAACCATGCTTTTTGGTCCAATGAAGCCAGTTGGCCTTGAGGACCCAAAAACAGGAAAGCGTCCGTTTGCTGTAGTTCAGCTTAGACAGGATGATGCTGCAGGAACACTCTATAATATTGTTGGATTTCAGACACATTTGAAGTGGGGACCACAAAAGGAGGTTCTTCAATTAATCCCTGGATTAGAAAATGCTGAAATCGTAAGGTATGGTGTTATGCACAGAAATACCTTTATTAATTCACCTAAAGTACTCGAACCGACCTATCAATTCAAAAATCGTAAGGATTTATTCTTTGCTGGTCAAATGACAGGAGTAGAGGGCTATGTGGAGTCTGCAGCAAGTGGATTAGTTGCTGGGCTTAATGCAGCCAAACTTGTACAAGGAGAAGAGCTTGTTGTGTTTCCGGAAGAAACTGCGATCGGGAGTATGGCAAGATACATCACGAGTGCAAGCGCAAAGAATTTTCAGCCGATGAATGCGAACTTTGGTTTGTTCCCAGAGTTACCGACTAAAATCAGAGGAAAAAAGGAAAGAGCAGAGCATCATGCAAACCGAGCATTAGAAACAATTCAGAACTTTGTGAAAAATTTGTAA